GCAACCGGTAATGCGATGACGAATTCTGCGCCAGTGCTGTCGCTTATGCTCTCAGCCAGAGTCACGTTGCCGCCCATCGCATCCACCAAACGTTTCACAATAGATAATCCGAGTCCCGTGGACGGTTCGTCGCCAGTGGGCTGGGCACTGAGGCGTCCATACCGCCGGAACATCTTCGTGCGATCTTCGGAGGTGAAGCCGGGACCGGTGTCGCGTACGAAGCACTTCACCATGCCTGCCATCGGTCGTTGCGCCGTGATCTCCACCGCTCCACCCTCTGGAGAAAACTTAATGGCGTTCGACACCAGGTTTTCCAAAGTCTGTGTCAACCCTTCGTGGTCTGCCTTCACAAACAAGGCTTCCTTGGGCAAGTGTGTGGTCAAAGCGATTTTCTTCGTGCTGGCGGCGGGCATGTGGTTGGCCGCAACCTTTGTCACCACATCGCCTAAGTTAACAGTCTCGCTCTTCATCTGAAGCTGTTCGGCACATTGGTTCGCGAGGAACTCCTGCATGAATGCCAGCATTCGTTCGCTGGCGTTCACGATGTTGTTCACCAATGGGGCACAGCGGGGCGGTAGATCTGCGAGCCTGGATTGCAGCAGGCATGCGCTGAGTCTCATGCCGGCGAGGCTGTTCTTCAGGTCATGCGCCATGATGCCCATGAGTTCATCCTTGTCCTCAGCAAGCGTACGCAACTGGTCTCTGGCGCGCTTGAGCGCAAGCTGCGTACGTACGCGAGAAACCAGTTCCGCCATGTTGAATGGCTTGGTGACGTAATCTACACCGCCGGCTTCGAGCGCCTGTACGATGACATTTTTGTCATCGTCAGCAGAGAGAAAAATGACGGGGATGTCAGCCCAATCGGCTTCGGCTTTGATCTGGCGGCATGCGGTCAGTCCGTCTGTTTCCGGCATCATGACATCCAGCAGGATGAGGTCAGGCGTGCGTACGGCAAGCCGCTGGAGGGCCTGTTCCGCATTGCTGGCAAGGAGGATGTCGTAGGCCATCATCGAAAGCACATTGCCAATGACTCGGAGATTCTCCTCCTGGTCGTCAACAATGAGGATCGTTTCGTGGTCCGGAGTCGTCATGAAGCGCGCGCTTGGTTGATGAGGCAAGGGGCTGGGTGTTTAATTTTTTCCAGCGTAATCAAAGAATAGCGTTCACTCTGTCTTACGCGCTCTGGAATGGAAGTTTTTTTTGAGGACTTTGAATGTTATGGTCTGCTGGCCGACAAGGGGTCGTTCATGCCTTCTACTCCACGGAAAGTTTCACTGCTTTGACGGCAAAGATGAGCACGGGGAACGGGGATATTGCCGGTGGTTTTGACGAACAGTCGAATCAAATCAGAGCGTGCGTAGGAATGCCACGAGATCCTTTTTTTCCTCTTCGTTGAGATTGGTTGCCAGCACGAGGTTGAAAAATTCAATGGTGTCTTCGAGCGTGAGCAGGCGGTCGTCGTGCAGATAGGGCGGCGAGTCTTTGATGCCGCGCAGCGGGAAGGTCTTGATGGGGCCGTCGGCGCTGGCTTTGCGGCCGTTGATCACCTTTTCAGTGAAGAAACGCTCTACGCGCAGGTTGTGCATGCTGTTGTCAGTGTAATAGGGCGGCGGGTGGCAGGTGGCGCACTGGGCCTTGCCAAAGAAAAGCGTCTGTCCGCGTGCCTCGGCTTCGCTGGCCTTGGTGTCGGCGAGTTTGCCAAAGACATTGAGCTTGGGCGCCGGCGGGAAATCGAGCAGCGCCTGGAACTCGGCCATGAAGTGAACCTGGCTGCCGCGTTCGAGGATGTTCACGCCTTTGCGTGTAGCCTGCTCGGGATCACCATCGAAGTAGGCCGCCCGCTGCTCGAACTCTGTGAAGTCTTCGACGGTCTTGAGCGCGCGCTGGGAACCGAAAAGCCGCTGGATGTTCACCCCGCGCAGGGAGGGCGTATCAATGCGGTGCCGGTGCTCGTTGGGTCGGATGTCGCCGACGGTGTGCGTCGCGGCGGTGGTGTGGCCGTTGGCGTGGCAGTCGAAACAGCTTACACCCAGGTGTGCATGCAGGGTGCGGCGGTCCTCGGTGGCGTTGAACTGCGCCTGAGGGAACGGCGAGACGAGCAACCGCAGACCTTCGAGCTGCTTGGGATTGAGGACATTCTTGAACAGGCTGTAGTAGTTCGCCACGGTGACGAGCTGCCCCTGGGACACATCGCCCAAGTCGGGTCGTGTGGTCAGGTAAATCGGCGCGGGGAATTCCGGCAGGAAATGTTGGGGCAGGTCAAAGTCGAGGTCGAACCGCGTCAGATCACGCGCGGTTTGTTTTTTTGTTTCGTCAATGAGCGGCTTCGGGAACACCATGCCCCCGGCTTCATGGTGGGGATGCGGAAGGGAAAAAAAGCCTGCCGGCCACAGGTTCTTGCTCTTGATGATGTCCGGCGACATTGCCGCGAGTTTGTCCCACGTCATGTCTTCGGGCAGCTTCACGCGCACACCGGTCTGCACTGGCTTGCCGCGTGCCATGGTGACGTCCTTTGCCGGGCGGTCGGCAAGATCGTAGCGTTCAGCCAGCAGCTTCTGCTGGCGCTCGGCAAAAGCCGGCTTCCCGTCATGCAGGCGTTTGACGAGAGCGGCGAAGTCTTCCTGGGCGATGGCAGCGGTCATCATGCTGCCGACAAGCAATGCGGCGACGTAAGACGTCGCGGAACAATGAATGCGGAGTCTGGTTTTCATGGCAGTCCTTTCATGCGGATGATTTTGTTTTGAGGCTTATTGAGATGTCTTGCGCTGATGGATCGTCAGTTTGTTCCCATCCGGATCACGCACCATTACCATCTGGCACGAACACAGGTCCAACGGCCCGATGGCGAATGAGACATGGTGCGCGTTGAGGGTCTCCACCGCAGCGTCGAAGTCCTCGACCTCAAGCGCCACCGACGGGCCATCCTGAGATGGTTTCCACTGTGGCGAGCAGCCGATTCCGAGCGTGCCGGAGCCGATGTCGTATTCGATCCATGGCTGAGTCTCT
The genomic region above belongs to Prosthecobacter sp. and contains:
- a CDS encoding VOC family protein; translation: MIRYKEIAFVAYPVTNVVRARQFYEGVLGLRPNQSLMSETQPWIEYDIGSGTLGIGCSPQWKPSQDGPSVALEVEDFDAAVETLNAHHVSFAIGPLDLCSCQMVMVRDPDGNKLTIHQRKTSQ
- a CDS encoding hybrid sensor histidine kinase/response regulator, with translation MTTPDHETILIVDDQEENLRVIGNVLSMMAYDILLASNAEQALQRLAVRTPDLILLDVMMPETDGLTACRQIKAEADWADIPVIFLSADDDKNVIVQALEAGGVDYVTKPFNMAELVSRVRTQLALKRARDQLRTLAEDKDELMGIMAHDLKNSLAGMRLSACLLQSRLADLPPRCAPLVNNIVNASERMLAFMQEFLANQCAEQLQMKSETVNLGDVVTKVAANHMPAASTKKIALTTHLPKEALFVKADHEGLTQTLENLVSNAIKFSPEGGAVEITAQRPMAGMVKCFVRDTGPGFTSEDRTKMFRRYGRLSAQPTGDEPSTGLGLSIVKRLVDAMGGNVTLAESISDSTGAEFVIALPVASTKPEAE
- a CDS encoding cytochrome B6 encodes the protein MMTAAIAQEDFAALVKRLHDGKPAFAERQQKLLAERYDLADRPAKDVTMARGKPVQTGVRVKLPEDMTWDKLAAMSPDIIKSKNLWPAGFFSLPHPHHEAGGMVFPKPLIDETKKQTARDLTRFDLDFDLPQHFLPEFPAPIYLTTRPDLGDVSQGQLVTVANYYSLFKNVLNPKQLEGLRLLVSPFPQAQFNATEDRRTLHAHLGVSCFDCHANGHTTAATHTVGDIRPNEHRHRIDTPSLRGVNIQRLFGSQRALKTVEDFTEFEQRAAYFDGDPEQATRKGVNILERGSQVHFMAEFQALLDFPPAPKLNVFGKLADTKASEAEARGQTLFFGKAQCATCHPPPYYTDNSMHNLRVERFFTEKVINGRKASADGPIKTFPLRGIKDSPPYLHDDRLLTLEDTIEFFNLVLATNLNEEEKKDLVAFLRTL